Proteins found in one Nerophis ophidion isolate RoL-2023_Sa linkage group LG21, RoL_Noph_v1.0, whole genome shotgun sequence genomic segment:
- the LOC133539553 gene encoding ras-related GTP-binding protein C-like: MSIQFEEPTLSGSYDAVGSFPKSFGYGLEEADMMEESSVSADKPRILLMGRRRSGKSSIQKVVFHKMSPNETLFLESTNKIYKDDISSSSFVNFQIWDFPGQVDFCDPTFDSEMIFNGTGALIFVIDAQDDYMDALEKLQLTVSRAYKVNPDINFEVFIHKVDGLSDDHKIETQRDIHQRANDDLADAGLEKVHLSFYLTSIYDHSIFEAFSKVVQKLIPQLPTLENLLNIFISHSGIEKAFLFDVVSKIYIATDSSPVDMQSYELCCDMIDVVIDVSCIYGLLDDGTGCAYDKESLAIIKLNNTTVLYLKEVTKFLALVCILREESFERKGLIEYNFHCFRKAIFEVFEVAASTQGAVLKRADSSSNNLKYGVLNGNGL; encoded by the exons ATGTCGATACAGTTCGAGGAGCCAACGTTGTCTGGGAGCTACGATGCCGTCGGGTCCTTCCCCAAAAGTTTCGGCTACGGGCTGGAGGAAGCCGACATGATGGAGGAGAGCAGCGTGTCAGCTGACAAGCCGCGCATTCTGCTGATGGGACGTCGGCGCAGCGGGAAGTCGTCCATCCAGAAG GTGGTTTTCCACAAAATGTCCCCCAATGAGACGCTTTTCCTGGAGAGCACCAACAAGATCTACAAAGACGACATCTCTAGCAGCTCCTTCGTCAACTTCCAGATCTGGGACTTTCCCGGCCAAGTAGACTTCTGCGACCCGACGTTTGACAGCGAAATGATCTTCAACGGCACCGGCGCTTTGATCTTTGTCATCGACGCTCAG GATGATTACATGGACGCTCTTGAAAAGTTACAGCTGACTGTGTCGAGAGCCTACAAAGTGAACCCCGATATCAACTTTGAAGTGTTCATCCATAAAGTCGACGGCTTGTCGGACGACCACAAAATCGAAACACAAAGAGACATCCATCAGAGGGCCAATGATGATCTAGCAGATGCTGGCCTTGAGAAGGTTCACCTCAG CTTCTACCTGACCAGCATTTACGACCACTCCATATTTGAGGCCTTCAGCAAAGTGGTCCAGAAGCTCATCCCTCAGCTGCCGACGTTGGAGAACCTCCTGAACATATTCATATCC CACTCTGGGATTGAGAAAGCCTTCCTATTTGACGTCGTCAGCAAGATTTACATTGCCACCGACAGCTCCCCTGTGGACATGCAGTCCTACGAGCTCTGCTGCGACATGATCGACGTCGTTATTGACGTCTCCTGTATTTACGG GCTGCTGGACGATGGCACCGGCTGCGCGTACGACAAGGAGTCTTTGGCCATCATCAAGCTGAACAACACCACAGTGCTTTATTTGAAAGAGGTCACCAAGTTCCTTGCTCTTGTTTGCATACTCAGAGAGGAGAGCTTTGAGAGGAAAG GTCTCATAGAGTACAATTTCCACTGCTTCCGAAAAGCCATCTTTGAGGTGTTTGAAGTCGCCGCCTCCACTCAAGGCGCAGTCCTGAAGCGGGCGGACTCGTCCAGCAACAACCTCAAATATGGCGTGCTCAATGGAAACGGCCTGTAA